A single Natrinema pellirubrum DSM 15624 DNA region contains:
- a CDS encoding LolA family protein → MTTRRLGVLLAVLAVGLLLTGCVALEDPENGTDDPDPEAVFEGAYVHSEDLEDLRGVRRVEMTDGNRTVTEVLRIERRPYVDERSEVVEASDPVVVGNQYVSNGTDNWLYYPDAAVAQHFETDEQFDSEAVRSNRAEMAANVSSLYDLEYRGTDRVADREAHVLAVAAKNETVERDVSLIVGDTEFVYPLETDDPRDEIDVVEQRLWIDTEYDYPLKERLVYETPSGDRYELRMEYDSIAFNVGLEDERFAFEPPENTTVEEW, encoded by the coding sequence ATGACAACGCGCCGACTCGGTGTCCTGCTCGCCGTTCTGGCCGTCGGACTCCTCCTGACCGGCTGCGTAGCGCTCGAGGACCCCGAAAACGGTACCGACGACCCCGACCCCGAAGCGGTCTTCGAGGGCGCGTACGTCCACAGCGAGGACCTCGAGGACCTCCGAGGCGTGCGACGGGTCGAGATGACCGACGGGAACCGGACCGTGACGGAAGTCCTCCGGATCGAGAGACGACCCTACGTCGACGAGCGAAGCGAAGTCGTCGAGGCCTCCGACCCGGTCGTGGTCGGGAACCAGTACGTGTCGAACGGCACCGACAACTGGCTCTACTATCCCGACGCGGCCGTCGCTCAGCACTTCGAGACGGACGAACAGTTCGATAGCGAGGCGGTCCGGTCGAATCGTGCCGAGATGGCGGCGAACGTCAGCAGCCTCTATGACCTGGAGTACCGGGGTACCGACCGGGTCGCGGATCGGGAGGCCCACGTCCTCGCGGTCGCGGCGAAAAACGAGACCGTCGAACGCGACGTGTCCCTGATCGTCGGCGACACCGAGTTCGTCTACCCATTGGAGACGGACGATCCGCGGGACGAGATCGACGTCGTAGAGCAGCGTCTCTGGATCGATACGGAGTACGACTACCCGCTGAAAGAGCGACTGGTGTACGAAACCCCGAGCGGCGACCGCTACGAGTTGCGTATGGAGTATGACTCGATCGCGTTCAACGTCGGCCTCGAGGACGAGCGGTTCGCGTTCGAGCCGCCGGAAAACACGACCGTCGAGGAGTGGTGA
- a CDS encoding mechanosensitive ion channel family protein: MTGGAVGASLSGIVLGVIGETLEDAGLTAAQAGVAESGIRFLAALAAIWFVGRLVFVPLVGRALDRRELDEHAKNPLLMLTRFGVGFLAFAVAFGFAGFGNFLVSMAGIAAAGALAIGLAMQDVISNFVAGVFIYTDKPFRIGDWIEWDNGDYSGVVEDISLRVTRVRTFDNELLTVPNSALTDGVLKNPVDADKLRLKFVFGIGYGDDIDRATEIIVEEAERHPDIMDDPAPSVRLTELGDSDVGLQSRFWISNPSRADFVRTRGEYVTAVKRRFDEEGIDIPYPVRTLEGGLRFESGDGQSVVQPAE, translated from the coding sequence ATGACCGGCGGTGCGGTCGGCGCATCGCTGTCCGGGATCGTCCTGGGCGTGATCGGTGAGACGCTCGAGGATGCGGGACTCACGGCAGCACAAGCCGGGGTCGCCGAGAGTGGCATCCGATTTCTGGCCGCGCTCGCCGCGATCTGGTTCGTCGGGCGGCTCGTTTTCGTTCCGCTGGTCGGTCGTGCCCTCGACCGGCGTGAACTGGACGAACACGCCAAGAACCCGCTGTTGATGCTCACGCGGTTCGGGGTTGGATTTCTCGCGTTCGCGGTCGCCTTTGGCTTCGCCGGCTTCGGAAACTTCCTGGTATCGATGGCCGGCATCGCCGCCGCCGGCGCGCTCGCGATCGGCCTGGCGATGCAGGACGTGATCTCGAACTTCGTGGCGGGCGTGTTCATCTACACCGATAAGCCGTTCCGGATCGGCGACTGGATCGAGTGGGATAACGGTGATTACTCGGGCGTCGTCGAGGACATCAGCCTCCGGGTCACCCGCGTACGAACGTTCGACAACGAACTGCTTACCGTCCCCAACTCGGCGCTGACCGACGGCGTCCTCAAAAACCCCGTCGACGCCGACAAGCTCCGCCTGAAGTTCGTCTTCGGGATCGGCTACGGCGACGACATCGACCGGGCGACCGAGATCATCGTCGAGGAGGCCGAACGCCACCCCGACATCATGGACGATCCCGCCCCCTCGGTCCGACTGACGGAACTGGGCGACTCCGATGTCGGTCTCCAGTCGCGGTTCTGGATCTCGAACCCGTCGCGGGCCGATTTCGTCCGGACCCGCGGGGAGTACGTCACCGCCGTCAAACGCCGCTTCGACGAGGAGGGAATCGACATCCCCTACCCGGTCCGTACCCTCGAGGGCGGACTCAGATTCGAGAGCGGCGACGGACAAAGCGTCGTCCAGCCGGCCGAATAG
- a CDS encoding YhbY family RNA-binding protein yields the protein MDTAERKRRAHDLDVTVWVGKSGVDAVVDELNDQLDDRDLVKVKFLRAARAGSSTAEKAADLADRVNADLVETRGHTAVLYR from the coding sequence ATGGATACAGCAGAACGCAAGCGCCGCGCACACGATCTCGATGTTACCGTCTGGGTCGGCAAGAGCGGTGTCGACGCCGTCGTCGACGAACTCAACGACCAATTGGACGATAGAGACCTCGTGAAGGTGAAGTTCCTGCGCGCGGCCCGTGCCGGCAGTTCGACCGCGGAGAAGGCCGCCGACCTCGCGGACCGCGTCAACGCCGATCTCGTCGAGACGCGCGGTCATACCGCGGTGCTGTACCGATGA
- a CDS encoding ribonuclease P protein component 4, translating to MDIAAERIERLHDLARAAAADGEDDRARYYVRLARRVAERNRLSLPRRFRRFTCDRCDAYLRPGTNARVRLQDGHVVITCDCGAHARYPYEE from the coding sequence ATGGACATCGCGGCCGAGCGGATCGAGCGCCTCCACGACCTCGCTCGAGCGGCGGCCGCGGACGGTGAGGACGACCGGGCTCGGTACTACGTCCGACTCGCCCGACGAGTCGCGGAGCGAAACCGACTGTCGCTCCCACGGCGGTTTCGCCGGTTCACCTGCGATCGGTGCGACGCATATCTCCGGCCGGGGACCAACGCTCGCGTCAGGCTACAGGACGGCCACGTCGTCATCACCTGTGACTGCGGTGCCCACGCCAGATACCCCTACGAGGAGTGA